Sequence from the Ruminococcaceae bacterium KH2T8 genome:
ATAAGGTGCCCGGTAAGGAAGTCCGGCTCATCAATCCCGGATCCTGCGGATTACCTCTTGACGGTGTCATGAATACGCTTCCTTATACGATCCTGGATATCGCCGATAACGGGAATGTCAGTATAGAAGAAAGAAGGGTTCCTTTCGATCTTCAAAGCTACGCGGATTCTATAAAGGATACGACCCAGTATACCGAGGCGCGGGTCTGGTCTGAAGTTATAATGAGGGAACTCAAGTCTTCCAGAGAACATCTGTCATTCTTCCTGAAGTTTGTTGAAGAATATGCCGGGAGTATAGGCGACGAGGTGCGCCCCTTTACGGTAGAGACTTGGGAGAATGCATACAGGGAATGGATCAGATCGCAGGATCCGAATTTGTGATTGACAATCGAACTTCTGATGATTAACCTTAAAGACAAATCACTACGGAGGAAACCACGTGAATAATCATATGTCTTACACAACATATATTATCGATTCAGGCGTCATTACAAGACGTTATGATAAGCGCGTGAAAAAATAGTTTCCGGATAAATAGTGATCATAAGACAGTAATACCGATACCGATACCGTTTATCCGAACTCACGGATAGACGGTATTTTGTTAGGAGGAATAAGACTCATGGTACAGCTTATAAAGGCAACGGCAGATGATCTTGAAGAACTTCATACGCTTCAGGTGGAAGCATTCATGCCCTTATACGAGAAGTATCACGACGATGAGATGTCGCCTGCCAAAGAGAGCATCGAACGTATCGCCGAAAAGCTCTCCCGCCCGCACAGTTTCTTCTATTTTGTAACGAGCGAAGGCGAGAAAGTGGGAGTCATAAGGATAGTTCGCGACTACGAGTCTGCTGACGATTCGATCATGCATATAAGCCCATTATTCATCCGTCCGAGATTTCAGGGAATGGGATTCGGAGGCGCGGCGATAGAGGCGGCTTTCGAGCTTTGGGATAAGACTACGACCTGGCGCCTCGCGACCATAAAGGAAGAGCCCAAGAACTGTTACCTCTACGAAAAATACGGCTTCGTAAGGACAGGGTGGGAGCAGAAGATAAACGATCTTATGACGATAGTAGGATATGAGCGAAAGGAGACAGAACATGCTTGAGTACAGACGTTTGGAAGAGAAGGATCTTGAGGTCTTTATGGATATAAGGATCGGACAGCTCAGAGAAGAAGGAGCTAAGGAAGATATCGACCTTAAGCCTTATCTTCGCGATTATTACGAAAGGCACATGAAGGACGGAACCTTCGTATCCTGGCTCGCGGTAGACGACGGAAAGATAGTCGGTACGAGCGGAATGTCTTTCGTAGAAAAGCCACCGTATTTCTCCTGTCCTACAGGCAAGATCGGACTTCTCTCGAGTATGTTCACGGCACCTGATCACAGAAGG
This genomic interval carries:
- a CDS encoding Acetyltransferase (GNAT) domain-containing protein encodes the protein MLEYRRLEEKDLEVFMDIRIGQLREEGAKEDIDLKPYLRDYYERHMKDGTFVSWLAVDDGKIVGTSGMSFVEKPPYFSCPTGKIGLLSSMFTAPDHRRMGIAKELLGRVVNDAKEYGCGCVQITASDMGVLLYTDFGFKKNGNFMQYNF
- a CDS encoding Acetyltransferase (GNAT) domain-containing protein, which produces MVQLIKATADDLEELHTLQVEAFMPLYEKYHDDEMSPAKESIERIAEKLSRPHSFFYFVTSEGEKVGVIRIVRDYESADDSIMHISPLFIRPRFQGMGFGGAAIEAAFELWDKTTTWRLATIKEEPKNCYLYEKYGFVRTGWEQKINDLMTIVGYERKETEHA